Proteins found in one Sphingobium sp. V4 genomic segment:
- a CDS encoding TonB-dependent receptor, giving the protein MSSRHHHFRIALFAASALGSLTLAQAVVAQDAAPQADAVAAAPQDSDVADIVVTGIRGSLQSATNAKKDAVAFGDSIFAEDIGKLPATNLAETLNRMPGVRLNRDINGEGTQVAIRGLGPSFTRVLLNGSQLQVASDGGTNGGSANREVDLDFFPSELFTRLDLAKSPSPSTLEGGIAGTVNLRNARPFDKPGTHVTVVAQGQYTDNNDKISPRGAIVASHTTDTFGILLGVAGVKTKTRVNGFESVGWTDGNLGAGDPGGNNFSWASVVPRNAGHGLVAGQPVDVVATSGLTRDQLSTALIPRLGRPSLTDGTRSRISALASLEWRPSDELHFALDGIWARSQRDYTKVNMNWQVRNSGPGTSAQSTGGMIPIDLTVDDNGVVTSGTFANSSFFLEASLFKQTTKFWNINPSLSWQPTDDLKVDLSANYSKSRFFREQPTWAFQTTPQSGVDVYYDNTGGDYPSITTNLDLNDPNNGSWQWYRQNIQLVRRKTETKGAHLDVTYGDDLFNVKVGAAFDQATRSIRAYDNSSPYQLSVCGTGCTGATGSITTSQIPQYLKSSSTAGFIVPDFNAIKQATNYASYRDSAPETRGAVTGGATGDMDEKVWGAYFELNGVTTIAGRDLHINTGMRYARTDQEVVGPSQVGTTIVDITSRSKYENFLPSINLTYDVADNVKLRASASRTMTRPDAGQILPGITFSDPSALMATAGNPDLKPYTSDNYDLGGEIYTGGIGYVGLSAFMKNIQGFTVTTSNEVSFGSLNIPFDSLLSTQQNALNDRAAATGVSVSNLPITVNRPVNLSDLKIKGLELTWVQPLDFLVKGLGFSANGTYLDQSSSSGLVATGVSKYSYNLQGFYENGGLSVSLNYVWNDKSIAVNRPQNGIQNASLRSDARGQLDLSAGYQLPFLNNGVRLTLDALNITDEPIRTTFEYDNAAYSVYYPGRTIMAGIRANF; this is encoded by the coding sequence ATGTCTTCACGCCACCATCATTTTCGTATTGCGTTGTTCGCCGCTTCGGCGCTCGGTTCGCTGACGCTGGCCCAGGCCGTCGTCGCGCAGGATGCCGCGCCGCAGGCCGATGCCGTCGCCGCCGCCCCGCAGGATAGCGACGTCGCTGACATCGTCGTGACCGGCATCCGCGGATCGCTCCAGAGCGCGACCAATGCCAAGAAGGACGCGGTCGCCTTCGGCGACTCCATCTTCGCCGAGGATATCGGCAAGCTGCCCGCCACAAACCTTGCCGAAACGCTGAACCGGATGCCGGGCGTCCGCCTCAACCGCGACATCAACGGCGAAGGCACGCAGGTCGCCATCCGCGGCCTCGGCCCCAGCTTCACCCGCGTCCTGCTCAACGGCTCGCAGCTTCAGGTCGCGTCGGACGGCGGCACCAACGGCGGCAGCGCCAACCGCGAAGTCGATCTCGACTTCTTCCCGTCCGAACTCTTCACCCGTCTCGACCTCGCCAAGAGCCCGTCGCCTTCGACGCTGGAAGGCGGCATCGCCGGCACCGTCAACCTGCGCAACGCGCGTCCCTTCGACAAGCCGGGCACCCATGTCACCGTTGTGGCGCAGGGCCAGTATACCGACAATAACGACAAGATTTCCCCGCGCGGCGCGATCGTCGCCAGTCACACCACCGACACGTTCGGCATCCTGCTCGGTGTCGCCGGGGTCAAGACCAAGACCCGCGTCAACGGCTTTGAATCGGTCGGCTGGACCGACGGCAATCTCGGTGCCGGCGATCCGGGCGGCAATAATTTCTCCTGGGCGTCGGTCGTCCCGCGCAACGCGGGCCATGGCCTCGTCGCCGGCCAGCCGGTCGATGTGGTCGCGACCTCGGGCCTGACCCGCGACCAGCTGAGCACCGCGCTCATCCCCCGCCTCGGCCGCCCCAGCCTGACCGATGGCACCCGCTCGCGCATCTCGGCCCTGGCGTCGCTCGAATGGCGCCCCAGTGACGAACTGCACTTTGCCCTGGACGGCATCTGGGCCAGGTCGCAGCGCGACTATACCAAGGTCAACATGAACTGGCAGGTCCGCAATTCCGGCCCCGGCACCAGCGCGCAGTCGACCGGCGGCATGATCCCGATCGACCTGACCGTCGATGACAATGGAGTCGTGACCAGCGGCACCTTCGCCAATTCGTCCTTCTTCCTCGAAGCCAGCCTGTTCAAGCAGACGACGAAATTCTGGAACATCAACCCCAGCCTCAGCTGGCAGCCGACCGACGATCTGAAGGTCGATCTTTCCGCCAACTATTCGAAGAGCCGCTTCTTCCGCGAACAGCCGACCTGGGCGTTCCAGACGACGCCGCAGTCGGGCGTGGACGTCTATTATGACAATACAGGCGGCGATTACCCGTCGATCACCACCAATCTCGACCTGAACGATCCGAACAACGGCAGCTGGCAATGGTATCGCCAGAATATCCAGCTGGTGCGGCGCAAGACGGAAACCAAGGGCGCGCATCTGGACGTCACCTATGGCGACGATCTGTTCAACGTGAAGGTCGGCGCGGCCTTTGACCAGGCGACCCGCTCGATCCGCGCCTATGACAACAGTTCGCCCTATCAGCTGTCCGTCTGTGGCACCGGCTGCACCGGCGCCACCGGCTCGATCACTACCAGCCAGATTCCCCAATATCTCAAAAGCTCTTCGACAGCCGGCTTCATCGTGCCTGACTTCAATGCCATCAAGCAGGCGACCAACTATGCCAGCTATCGCGACAGTGCGCCGGAAACGCGCGGGGCCGTCACTGGCGGCGCCACGGGCGACATGGATGAAAAGGTGTGGGGGGCCTATTTCGAGCTGAACGGCGTCACCACCATCGCGGGTCGCGATCTGCACATCAACACCGGTATGCGCTACGCCCGCACCGATCAGGAAGTGGTGGGGCCAAGCCAGGTCGGCACCACCATCGTCGATATCACGTCGCGGTCCAAGTACGAGAATTTCCTGCCGTCGATCAACCTGACCTATGATGTCGCCGACAATGTCAAGCTGCGCGCTTCGGCGTCGCGGACGATGACCCGTCCCGACGCGGGCCAGATCCTGCCGGGCATCACATTCTCCGATCCTTCGGCATTGATGGCGACCGCCGGAAACCCCGACCTGAAGCCCTACACGTCGGACAATTACGATCTGGGTGGTGAAATCTACACTGGCGGCATCGGCTATGTCGGCCTTTCGGCATTCATGAAGAATATCCAGGGCTTCACCGTCACCACCTCGAACGAAGTGTCGTTCGGCTCGCTCAACATTCCGTTCGACAGCCTGTTGTCGACCCAGCAGAATGCCCTGAACGATCGCGCGGCGGCGACAGGGGTTTCGGTCAGCAACTTGCCGATCACCGTCAACCGGCCGGTCAACCTGAGCGATCTCAAGATCAAGGGTCTGGAACTGACTTGGGTCCAGCCGCTCGACTTCCTGGTCAAGGGGCTCGGCTTCTCGGCCAACGGCACCTATCTCGACCAGTCCTCCTCGTCGGGCCTCGTGGCGACCGGCGTGTCGAAATATTCCTACAATCTTCAGGGCTTCTATGAAAATGGCGGGCTGTCGGTCAGCCTGAACTATGTCTGGAACGACAAGTCGATTGCGGTCAACCGGCCGCAGAACGGCATCCAGAATGCGTCGCTGCGGTCCGACGCCCGCGGCCAGCTCGACCTGTCGGCCGGCTATCAGCTGCCCTTCCTCAACAATGGCGTGCGCCTGACGCTCGATGCGCTCAACATCACCGACGAGCCGATCCGCACCACCTTCGAATATGATAATGCCGCTTATTCGGTCTATTATCCCGGCCGCACGATCATGGCCGGCATCCGGGCCAATTTCTGA
- the galB gene encoding beta-galactosidase GalB, translating to MKPIRTLLLASCLLTPVASATSPRESMSISKDWRFTKGDPAGLTTDLRYDVRPPIEDTGDGKLADARPDAAVKVDDSGAKVLKPWILPSANPFINDPAKHHVRPAGNPGGDVSYVQANFDDSAWTPVDLPHDWAITGPFITEGPYGGMGRLPSWGIGWYRKTLDIPASAKGQSIFLDVEGAMSYATVWLNGKLVGGWPYGYNSFRLDLTPYALPGARNQLAIRLDNPAASARWYPGGGLYRDIYLTTTNKVHVGQWGSIVRTPRVSKEQATVDLSLTLDNDGDTQAQVEVATALYALDAKGKRIGGPVASIARQSATIAPGAKAVLNGSTILSNPRLWGPPPTQAPNRYLAISTVTQGGKVIDSYETRFGVRDIRFDPDKGVIVNGEHIPLRGVNNHHDLGALGAAFNARAAERQLEILRDMGANAVRMSHNPPAPELLELTDRMGFLVMDEVFDSWEKKKTPHDFHLIFPDWHEADARAMLRRDRNHPSIILWSIGNEVGEQYDGEAGAKIGRELVAIAHEEDPTRPATSAMNFAKADMPLPAEMDVISLNYQGAGIRGIVGQYPAFRAKFPDKVILSTESASALSSRGEYMFPVAGAISGPVRPWSGGNPDTHQVSAYEMHAADFGSSPDRVWAADDQNPYVAGEFVWTGFDYLGEPTPYYSSRSSYSGIVDLAGFPKDRFWLYQARWRPDLKFAHILPHWTWPDRVGHITPVHVFSSADEAELFVNGKSQGRVKKRDYEYRFRWDYVVYEPGEVKVVTWKKGQPWATETVRTVGAAARLSLTADRSAIASDGRDLSFVTLKILDKDGHVVPAAKQKIDFSIEGPGEIVATDNGDPTDMTAFPSHQRDAFNGLALVIVKGDPARSGRIVVRARSAGLADAQVEIAAARRGR from the coding sequence ATGAAGCCCATCCGCACGCTCCTGCTGGCATCCTGCCTGCTGACCCCGGTCGCCTCCGCCACGTCGCCGCGCGAGAGCATGTCCATCAGCAAGGACTGGCGCTTCACCAAAGGCGACCCGGCGGGCCTCACCACCGACCTGCGCTATGACGTGCGCCCACCGATCGAGGATACGGGCGACGGCAAGCTGGCCGACGCGCGCCCCGACGCCGCCGTGAAGGTGGACGACAGCGGCGCGAAAGTCCTGAAGCCCTGGATCCTTCCCAGCGCCAATCCCTTCATCAACGATCCGGCCAAGCATCATGTCCGCCCCGCAGGCAATCCCGGCGGCGACGTGTCCTATGTGCAGGCGAATTTCGACGATAGCGCATGGACCCCTGTCGACCTGCCGCATGACTGGGCGATCACGGGCCCCTTCATCACCGAAGGCCCCTATGGCGGCATGGGCCGCCTGCCCAGCTGGGGCATCGGCTGGTATCGCAAGACGCTCGACATTCCCGCCAGCGCGAAAGGCCAGTCGATCTTCCTCGATGTCGAAGGCGCCATGTCCTACGCCACCGTCTGGCTCAACGGAAAGCTCGTCGGCGGTTGGCCTTATGGCTATAACAGCTTCCGCCTCGACCTGACGCCCTATGCGTTGCCGGGGGCCAGGAACCAGCTCGCCATCCGCCTCGACAATCCGGCCGCCTCGGCGCGCTGGTATCCGGGCGGCGGCCTCTATCGCGACATCTATCTGACCACCACGAACAAGGTTCATGTCGGCCAGTGGGGCAGCATCGTCCGCACGCCCAGAGTCAGCAAGGAGCAGGCGACCGTCGACCTCAGCCTGACCCTCGACAATGACGGCGACACCCAGGCGCAGGTCGAGGTCGCGACCGCCCTTTACGCGCTCGACGCGAAGGGCAAGCGCATCGGCGGCCCTGTCGCCAGCATCGCCCGCCAGTCCGCCACCATCGCCCCCGGGGCGAAGGCGGTGCTGAACGGCTCCACCATCCTGTCGAATCCGCGCCTTTGGGGACCGCCACCCACGCAGGCGCCCAACCGCTATCTCGCCATCTCCACCGTGACCCAGGGCGGGAAGGTCATCGACAGCTATGAAACCCGCTTCGGCGTGCGCGACATCCGGTTCGATCCCGACAAGGGCGTGATCGTCAATGGCGAGCATATCCCCCTGCGCGGCGTCAACAATCATCATGATCTCGGCGCGCTGGGCGCCGCCTTCAACGCCCGCGCCGCCGAGCGCCAGCTCGAAATCCTGCGCGACATGGGTGCCAATGCCGTGCGTATGAGCCACAATCCGCCGGCGCCCGAACTGCTCGAACTCACCGACCGGATGGGCTTCCTGGTGATGGACGAAGTGTTCGACAGCTGGGAAAAGAAGAAGACGCCGCACGATTTCCACCTGATCTTCCCCGACTGGCATGAGGCCGACGCCCGCGCCATGCTGCGTCGCGACCGCAACCACCCCTCGATCATCCTGTGGAGCATCGGCAACGAGGTCGGCGAACAATATGACGGGGAGGCCGGCGCGAAGATCGGCCGCGAACTGGTCGCCATCGCCCATGAGGAAGACCCGACCCGTCCCGCCACCAGCGCAATGAACTTCGCCAAGGCCGACATGCCGCTGCCCGCCGAAATGGACGTCATCAGCCTCAACTATCAGGGCGCCGGGATACGCGGCATAGTGGGTCAATATCCGGCCTTCCGCGCGAAATTCCCGGACAAGGTCATCCTGTCCACCGAAAGCGCCTCCGCTCTCTCCAGCCGTGGCGAATATATGTTTCCCGTCGCAGGCGCGATCAGCGGTCCGGTGCGCCCCTGGTCGGGCGGCAATCCCGACACGCATCAGGTGTCCGCCTACGAGATGCACGCCGCCGACTTCGGCTCCTCGCCCGATCGTGTCTGGGCGGCCGATGACCAGAACCCTTACGTCGCGGGCGAATTCGTCTGGACCGGGTTCGACTATCTCGGCGAACCCACGCCCTATTATAGCTCGCGCAGCAGCTATTCGGGCATCGTCGATCTCGCCGGTTTCCCCAAGGACCGTTTCTGGCTCTATCAGGCGCGCTGGCGGCCGGACCTGAAATTCGCCCATATCCTGCCGCACTGGACGTGGCCTGATCGTGTCGGCCACATCACCCCCGTCCATGTCTTCTCCTCTGCGGACGAGGCGGAACTGTTCGTCAACGGCAAGTCGCAGGGCAGGGTGAAGAAGCGCGACTATGAATATCGCTTCCGCTGGGACTATGTCGTCTACGAACCTGGCGAGGTGAAGGTCGTCACCTGGAAGAAGGGTCAGCCCTGGGCGACCGAGACCGTCCGCACGGTGGGCGCAGCGGCCAGGCTGTCGCTGACCGCCGACCGGTCCGCCATCGCCAGCGACGGCCGCGACCTCAGCTTCGTGACGCTCAAGATACTGGACAAGGACGGTCATGTCGTCCCCGCCGCCAAGCAGAAGATCGACTTTTCGATCGAGGGGCCGGGGGAGATCGTCGCCACCGACAATGGCGATCCGACCGACATGACCGCCTTCCCCTCGCATCAGCGGGATGCGTTCAACGGACTCGCCCTGGTGATCGTGAAGGGCGATCCCGCCCGATCCGGCCGTATCGTGGTGCGCGCCCGCAGCGCCGGGCTGGCAGACGCGCAGGTCGAGATCGCCGCCGCACGCCGGGGCCGATAA
- the putA gene encoding trifunctional transcriptional regulator/proline dehydrogenase/L-glutamate gamma-semialdehyde dehydrogenase → MTDQPPFAAFAPAIRQPTPLREAITAAYRRDEAEALAPLIAAATLPETTRAAIADTARTLVTALRANHKGSGVEGLVQEYALSSQEGVALMCLAEALLRIPDTATRDALIRDKIADGDWGSHLGGDKSLFVNAATWGLVVTGKLVGSVDDRGLGAALTRLVARAGEPVIRRGVDLAMRMMGEQFVTGETIREALKRAKDMEAKGFAYSYDMLGEAATTAADAKRYYADYEQAIHAIGKASAGRGIYAGPGISIKLSALHPRYVRAQADRVMGELLPAVKQLALLSKGYDIGLNIDAEEADRLELSLDLLESLATDPDLAGWNGLGFVVQGYGKRCPFVIDWIIDLARRADRRIMVRLVKGAYWDAEIKRAQVDGLTDFPVYTRKVHTDVAYVACAQKLLAASDAVFPQFATHNAQTLSTIYHLAGPDFAIGDYEFQCLHGMGEPLYEQVVGAGKLNRPCRIYAPVGTHETLLAYLVRRLLENGANSSFVNRIADPEVSVEEMIADPVDVVRAMAHPGNRHDQIALPAHLYPDRRNSDGLDLSNETTLASLGEALRHSATIAWTAAPEGRMHPSHTVFNPADHRDVVGRVTEATAEEARAAAICAAASRWPNSPVADRAAALDRAADSMQSRMPVLLGLIVREAGKSLPNAIAEVREAIDFLRYYAAQARSTFGPAQVALGPVTCISPWNFPLAIFTGQVAAALVAGNPVLAKPAEETPLIAAEAVRLLHEAGVPADALQLLPGDGRIGAALVAAPQTAAVMFTGSTEVARLIQRQLSTRLSQAGRPIPLIAETGGQNAMIVDSSALAEQVVADVIASAFDSAGQRCSALRILCLQEDVADRTLTMLKGALAQLRIGRTDALKVDIGPVISAEARDAINAHIDAMAALGRKVEQSVLPAEARHGTFVPPTIIEIDSIADLSREVFGPVLHVLRFRRDRMDALVDQINATGYGLTFGLHTRLDETVARVTSRVRVGNIYVNRNVIGAIVGVQPFGGCGLSGTGPKAGGPLYLGRLVATPPVFAERVSHLRSPLHAFADWLDAQGEGEAAIQARRTGDASALGVELALPGPVGERNLYALHPRGRILLRPATRQGLFRQMAAVLATGNHGVVQGMTIPPGLPAEVAACFGTDATGHYAAALVEGDAAKIAATAQCVADLPGPIVSVHADDHGHGYCLDWLLEEQSTSVNTTAAGGNASLMMIG, encoded by the coding sequence ATGACCGACCAGCCCCCCTTTGCCGCCTTCGCCCCCGCCATCCGCCAGCCCACCCCGCTGCGCGAGGCGATCACTGCCGCCTATCGCCGCGACGAGGCGGAGGCGCTGGCGCCGCTGATCGCCGCAGCGACCCTGCCGGAAACGACGAGGGCTGCCATTGCGGATACCGCCCGCACCCTCGTCACCGCGCTGCGCGCCAATCACAAGGGTAGCGGCGTGGAAGGGCTGGTGCAGGAATATGCGCTCTCCAGCCAGGAGGGCGTCGCCCTGATGTGCCTTGCCGAAGCGCTGCTGCGCATCCCCGACACCGCGACGCGCGACGCGCTGATCCGCGACAAGATCGCCGACGGCGACTGGGGCTCGCATCTGGGCGGCGACAAGTCGCTGTTCGTCAACGCCGCCACCTGGGGGCTGGTCGTCACCGGCAAGCTGGTCGGCAGCGTCGATGATCGCGGCCTGGGCGCGGCGCTGACCCGCCTCGTCGCCCGTGCCGGCGAACCGGTCATCCGCCGCGGGGTGGACCTTGCCATGCGGATGATGGGCGAACAGTTCGTCACCGGCGAGACGATCAGGGAAGCGTTGAAGCGCGCGAAGGACATGGAGGCCAAGGGCTTCGCCTACAGCTACGACATGCTGGGGGAGGCGGCAACCACCGCCGCCGACGCGAAGCGCTATTATGCCGATTATGAACAGGCGATCCACGCCATCGGCAAGGCATCGGCCGGGCGCGGCATCTATGCCGGGCCGGGCATCTCGATCAAGCTGTCGGCCCTCCACCCGCGCTATGTCCGGGCGCAGGCGGATCGTGTCATGGGCGAGCTGCTCCCCGCCGTGAAGCAGCTGGCGCTATTGTCGAAAGGCTACGACATCGGCCTCAACATCGACGCGGAGGAGGCCGACCGGCTCGAACTTTCGCTCGATCTGCTGGAAAGCCTCGCCACCGATCCCGACCTTGCCGGCTGGAACGGCCTTGGCTTCGTGGTGCAGGGCTATGGCAAGCGCTGCCCCTTCGTCATCGACTGGATCATCGATCTCGCCCGCCGCGCCGATCGCCGCATCATGGTGCGGCTGGTCAAGGGCGCCTATTGGGACGCGGAGATCAAGCGCGCACAGGTCGATGGCCTGACCGATTTTCCGGTCTACACGCGCAAGGTCCATACCGACGTCGCCTATGTCGCCTGCGCGCAAAAGCTATTGGCCGCGTCTGACGCCGTCTTCCCGCAATTTGCGACGCACAATGCCCAGACGCTTTCCACCATCTACCATCTCGCCGGCCCCGATTTCGCGATCGGCGACTATGAATTCCAGTGCCTGCACGGCATGGGCGAGCCGCTCTACGAACAGGTAGTCGGTGCGGGCAAGCTGAACCGCCCCTGCCGCATCTATGCGCCGGTGGGCACGCATGAAACGTTGCTGGCCTATCTCGTTCGCCGCCTGCTGGAAAATGGCGCGAACAGCAGCTTCGTCAATCGCATCGCCGATCCCGAAGTCTCGGTGGAGGAGATGATCGCCGACCCGGTCGATGTCGTGCGCGCCATGGCCCATCCCGGCAATCGCCACGACCAGATCGCGCTGCCGGCCCATCTCTATCCCGACCGCCGCAATTCGGACGGCCTCGACCTCAGCAATGAAACGACGCTCGCCAGCCTGGGCGAAGCGTTGCGGCATAGCGCCACGATCGCCTGGACCGCCGCGCCGGAAGGCCGCATGCACCCGTCGCACACCGTGTTCAATCCCGCCGATCATCGCGACGTGGTGGGGCGCGTCACCGAAGCAACGGCCGAGGAAGCGCGCGCCGCGGCCATCTGCGCCGCCGCGTCGCGCTGGCCCAACAGCCCGGTCGCCGATCGCGCCGCCGCGCTGGATCGCGCCGCCGACTCGATGCAATCGCGGATGCCGGTCCTGCTTGGGCTCATCGTCCGCGAAGCCGGTAAGTCGCTGCCCAATGCGATCGCCGAAGTGCGGGAGGCGATCGACTTCCTGCGCTACTATGCGGCGCAGGCCCGCAGCACCTTCGGCCCCGCGCAGGTCGCGCTTGGCCCCGTGACCTGCATCAGCCCCTGGAACTTCCCGCTCGCCATCTTCACGGGTCAGGTCGCGGCCGCGCTGGTTGCGGGCAATCCGGTGCTGGCCAAGCCGGCCGAGGAAACCCCGCTGATAGCCGCCGAAGCCGTCCGCCTGCTGCACGAAGCCGGCGTGCCCGCCGACGCGCTGCAACTGCTCCCCGGCGACGGGCGGATCGGCGCGGCGCTGGTGGCCGCGCCGCAGACCGCCGCCGTCATGTTCACCGGTTCGACAGAGGTCGCCCGCCTGATTCAGCGCCAGCTTTCGACCCGCCTGTCGCAGGCCGGCAGGCCGATCCCTCTGATCGCCGAGACCGGCGGCCAGAATGCGATGATCGTGGATTCCTCCGCGCTCGCGGAACAGGTGGTGGCCGACGTCATCGCCTCTGCCTTCGACAGCGCGGGCCAGCGCTGTTCGGCGCTGCGCATTCTCTGCCTGCAGGAGGATGTCGCCGACCGGACGCTGACCATGCTCAAGGGCGCGCTGGCGCAATTGCGGATCGGCCGCACCGACGCGCTCAAGGTCGATATCGGCCCGGTCATCAGCGCTGAAGCGCGCGATGCGATCAACGCCCATATCGACGCCATGGCGGCGCTCGGTCGCAAGGTGGAGCAGAGCGTGCTGCCCGCCGAGGCGAGGCACGGCACCTTCGTCCCGCCGACGATCATCGAGATCGACAGCATCGCGGACCTGAGCCGCGAGGTCTTCGGTCCCGTCCTCCATGTCCTGCGCTTCCGGCGCGACCGGATGGACGCACTGGTCGATCAGATCAACGCCACGGGCTATGGCCTGACCTTCGGCCTCCATACCCGGCTGGACGAGACGGTCGCCCGCGTGACGAGCCGGGTGCGGGTCGGCAACATCTATGTGAACCGCAATGTGATCGGCGCGATCGTCGGCGTCCAGCCCTTCGGCGGCTGTGGCCTGTCGGGGACCGGGCCGAAGGCGGGCGGGCCGCTCTATCTCGGCCGTCTGGTCGCCACCCCCCCGGTGTTCGCGGAGCGCGTCAGCCATCTGCGCTCCCCGCTCCATGCCTTCGCCGACTGGCTCGACGCACAGGGGGAGGGGGAGGCCGCCATCCAGGCCCGCCGCACCGGCGATGCGTCGGCGCTCGGCGTCGAACTGGCGCTGCCCGGTCCGGTGGGGGAAAGGAATCTCTACGCGCTGCATCCGCGCGGCCGCATCCTGCTGCGCCCCGCCACGCGGCAGGGGCTGTTCCGCCAGATGGCGGCCGTCCTCGCCACCGGCAATCATGGCGTGGTGCAGGGCATGACCATCCCGCCGGGCCTGCCCGCCGAGGTTGCAGCCTGTTTCGGCACGGACGCGACCGGCCATTATGCCGCCGCGCTGGTCGAGGGCGACGCTGCCAAGATCGCGGCGACCGCGCAGTGCGTCGCTGATCTGCCCGGCCCGATCGTATCGGTCCATGCCGACGATCATGGCCATGGCTATTGCCTCGACTGGCTACTGGAAGAGCAGTCGACGTCGGTGAACACCACGGCCGCTGGCGGCAATGCCAGCCTGATGATGATTGGGTGA
- a CDS encoding Lrp/AsnC family transcriptional regulator — translation MENMPKSVELDDFDRRIIAALVDDGRMTVTDLAAQVGLSKTPCQVRLKRLQEAGVIRGFRAIVDPAKLGMDHIAFTEVKLSDTREAALGEFNAAVRRIPEVEECHMLASNFDYLLKVRTADIRRYRIVLGEKISALPHVASTSTFVAMETVLEAGHKRVSRKG, via the coding sequence ATGGAAAATATGCCAAAATCCGTCGAACTGGATGATTTCGACCGGCGGATCATCGCCGCGCTGGTCGATGACGGCCGCATGACCGTCACCGATCTGGCCGCCCAGGTCGGCCTGTCCAAGACGCCCTGCCAGGTCAGGCTGAAACGCTTGCAGGAGGCAGGCGTCATTCGCGGCTTTCGCGCGATCGTCGATCCGGCAAAACTGGGGATGGACCATATCGCCTTTACCGAGGTGAAGCTGTCCGACACGCGGGAAGCGGCGCTGGGCGAGTTCAACGCGGCGGTGCGGCGCATCCCGGAGGTCGAAGAATGCCATATGCTGGCGAGCAATTTCGACTATCTGCTGAAGGTTCGGACGGCGGACATCCGGCGATACCGCATCGTGCTGGGCGAAAAGATCAGCGCCCTGCCCCATGTCGCCAGCACATCCACCTTCGTCGCGATGGAGACGGTGCTGGAGGCGGGGCACAAGAGGGTCAGTCGAAAAGGCTGA
- a CDS encoding SGNH/GDSL hydrolase family protein, with amino-acid sequence MRLSFLFCLPLVLLAAPSQARTCTPAWVAGWASSQFRPTGDAELPAGTLADRTLRQIVRPSVSGDRLRVRFSNLAGTRPLRIAGASIARAKVAAAPTVDPATLISLRFDGAPEVIIPPGADYLSDPVALPARALDHIAVSIRYDGEPEQTAHPGSRATSWHLPGDHLTDPAMAGAVSFDHWFHLAGLEVERCLPSKLIVALGDSITDGKGSTTNGNDRWTDRLAERLQADPKRRDIAVVNQGIGGNRLLDDGLGPNALARLDRDVLAQPGVTHLILLEGINDLGTLTRDAPVGEGAHKAHVARIIGAYRQIIARAHGRGVKVIGATVMPFVGNDYYHADARNEADRQAVNAWIRTPGHFDAVVDFDRVTRDPAWPDRLLPAFDGGDALHPSPGGYRAMGDAIPLSLFD; translated from the coding sequence ATGCGTCTCTCTTTTCTCTTCTGTCTGCCGCTTGTCCTCCTCGCCGCGCCGTCTCAGGCCAGAACCTGCACGCCGGCCTGGGTGGCGGGCTGGGCCTCGTCGCAGTTCCGCCCGACCGGCGATGCGGAACTGCCCGCCGGGACGCTGGCCGACAGGACATTGCGCCAGATCGTCCGTCCCTCCGTGTCGGGCGACCGGCTCCGCGTCCGCTTCTCCAACCTGGCCGGCACCAGGCCGCTCCGCATCGCCGGCGCCAGCATCGCCCGCGCCAAGGTCGCTGCCGCGCCCACGGTCGATCCCGCGACGCTCATCTCGCTCCGCTTCGACGGCGCGCCGGAGGTCATTATCCCGCCCGGCGCGGACTATCTGTCCGATCCGGTCGCGCTGCCGGCCAGGGCGCTCGATCATATCGCCGTCTCGATCCGCTATGATGGCGAGCCGGAACAGACCGCGCATCCCGGCTCGCGCGCCACCTCCTGGCATCTGCCGGGCGATCATCTGACCGATCCGGCGATGGCTGGGGCCGTCAGCTTCGATCACTGGTTCCATCTCGCCGGGCTGGAAGTCGAACGCTGCTTGCCCTCGAAGCTGATCGTCGCGCTCGGCGATTCCATCACCGATGGCAAGGGGTCCACCACCAATGGCAATGATCGCTGGACCGATCGGCTGGCGGAGCGGCTCCAGGCCGATCCCAAGCGCCGCGATATCGCCGTCGTCAACCAAGGGATCGGCGGCAACCGCCTGCTCGACGACGGGCTTGGTCCCAATGCGCTGGCGCGGCTGGACCGCGACGTGCTGGCCCAGCCGGGCGTCACCCACCTGATCCTGCTGGAAGGGATCAACGACCTTGGCACCCTGACCCGCGACGCGCCGGTTGGCGAGGGCGCGCACAAGGCGCATGTCGCCCGCATCATCGGCGCCTATCGTCAGATCATCGCCCGCGCCCATGGCAGGGGCGTGAAGGTGATCGGCGCCACCGTCATGCCCTTCGTCGGCAACGACTATTATCATGCTGATGCCCGCAATGAGGCGGACCGGCAGGCGGTGAACGCGTGGATCAGGACGCCGGGCCATTTCGACGCGGTAGTGGATTTCGACCGCGTGACCCGCGATCCGGCGTGGCCCGACCGGTTGCTGCCCGCCTTTGACGGCGGCGATGCGCTCCATCCCTCGCCGGGGGGCTATCGGGCGATGGGGGATGCCATTCCGCTCAGCCTTTTCGACTGA